In Musa acuminata AAA Group cultivar baxijiao chromosome BXJ3-9, Cavendish_Baxijiao_AAA, whole genome shotgun sequence, a single genomic region encodes these proteins:
- the LOC103998273 gene encoding patellin-6 isoform X2, producing the protein MESSQATTEPVPSPNPATKRSLLSSLMEATAGATAAPTALHVSHSFKEDCYLLSSLKLAELKALQELQQLLAVSPKPISIWGVPLAPSSAAAAGDERAVVVLLKFLRARDFDAGQAHAMLLRCVEWRREFGADEVAEEELVGFKELEGVVAYMHGWDRWGHPVCYNAYGVFKDKDVYDRVLGDADKLHHFLRWRVQVMERGVRLLQLRPGGINSIIQVTDLKDMPKRELRAASQHILSLFQDNYPEMVARKVFINVPWYFTLLYAMISPFLTERTKSKFVIARESNVAETLYKFIRPEFVPVQYGGLSRPGDLQNGPPKPATEFTIKGGERVNLEIDGIEGGASITWDIAVGGWDVDYGAEYVPSDGGSYTIIVEKTRRVPATADEPIHNVYTAREVGKMVLSIDNTNSRRRKVAAYRYFVRKPCT; encoded by the exons ATGGAGTCATCCCAAGCAACCACTGAGCCCGTCCCTTCTCCCAATCCTGCCACCAAGAGAAGCCTGCTGAGCTCCCTCATGGAAGCCACAGCCGGCGCCACGGCAGCCCCCACCGCGCTCCACGTCTCCCATTCGTTCAAGGAGGACTGCTACCTCCTCTCCAGCCTCAAGCTCGCCGAGCTGAAGGCCCTCCAGGAGCTGCAGCAACTCCTCGCTGTCTCCCCCAAGCCCATCTCCATCTGGGGCGTGCCCCTCgccccctcctccgccgccgccgccggcgacGAGCGggcggtcgtcgtcctcctcaaGTTTCTGAGAGCGCGCGACTTCGACGCGGGGCAGGCGCACGCCATGCTGCTGCGCTGCGTGGAGTGGCGGCGCGAGTTCGGCGCCGACGAGGTGGCGGAGGAGGAGCTGGTGGGGTTCAAGGAGCTGGAGGGCGTTGTGGCGTACATGCACGGCTGGGACCGGTGGGGCCACCCCGTGTGCTACAACGCCTACGGCGTCTTCAAGGACAAGGACGTGTACGACCGCGTGCTGGGCGACGCCGACAAGCTACATCACTTCCTCCGGTGGCGCGTCCAGGTGATGGAGCGCGGCGTCCGCTTGCTCCAACTCCGCCCTGGCGGCATCAACTCCATCATCCAGGTCACCGACCTCAAGGACATGCCCAAGCGCGAGCTCCGCGCCGCCTCGCAGCACATCCTCTCCCTCTTCCAGGACAACTACCCTGAGATGGTCGCAAGAAAG GTGTTCATCAACGTGCCCTGGTATTTCACTCTGTTGTACGCCATGATTAGTCCATTTCTGACGGAGAGGACAAAGAGCAAGTTCGTGATCGCCAGAGAAAGCAATGTGGCCGAGACCCTTTACAA ATTCATCAGGCCGGAGTTCGTGCCGGTGCAGTACGGAGGGCTGAGCCGGCCAGGGGACCTACAGAATGGCCCGCCCAAGCCCGCCACCGAGTTCACCATCAAGGGCGGAGAAAGAGTGAACCTTGAGATCGACGGCATTGAG GGAGGGGCAAGCATCACATGGGACATAGCGGTGGGAGGATGGGACGTGGACTACGGCGCCGAGTACGTGCCGAGCGACGGCGGAAGCTACACGATCATCGTGGAGAAGACCAGAAGGGTCCCGGCGACGGCGGACGAGCCGATCCACAACGTGTACACCGCCAGGGAGGTGGGAAAGATGGTGCTCTCCATAGACAACACCAACTCCAGGAGGAGGAAGGTGGCTGCTTACAGATACTTCGTCCGCAAACCATGTACTTAG
- the LOC135649936 gene encoding protein EARLY RESPONSIVE TO DEHYDRATION 15-like, which translates to MEVMARRTRSGLNPDAAPYVPAAQRAVEDFSSEWWDLVHSSPWFADYWLRECFHESVLDFFEDDDPELPDDINDALFSLSAPHQKEAEEEEGGGRNRELITWGAEKWKASRGCAAEGAKYAEKAAKVVSVKLSPRTIQQPR; encoded by the exons ATGGAGGTGATGGCGAGGAGGACGAGGTCGGGGCTGAACCCGGATGCGGCCCCGTACGTGCCGGCGGCGCAGCGCGCGGTGGAGGACTTCTCGTCGGAGTGGTGGGATCTGGTGCATTCGTCCCCCTGGTTCGCCGACTACTGGCTGCGGGAGTGCTTCCACGAGTCCGTGCTCGACTTCTTCGAGGACGACGACCCCGAGCTGCCCGACGACATCAACGACGCCCTCTTCTCCTTGTCCGCTCCTCACC AAAAGgaagccgaggaggaggagggcggaggAAGGAACAGAGAGTTGATCACATGGGGAGCGGAGAAGTGGAAGGCGTCGAGGGGGTGCGCGGCGGAGGGAGCCAAGTACGCGGAGAAGGCGGCCAAGGTGGTGAGCGTGAAGCTGAGCCCGAGGACGATACAGCAGCCTAGGTAA
- the LOC103998273 gene encoding patellin-6 isoform X1 translates to MESSQATTEPVPSPNPATKRSLLSSLMEATAGATAAPTALHVSHSFKEDCYLLSSLKLAELKALQELQQLLAVSPKPISIWGVPLAPSSAAAAGDERAVVVLLKFLRARDFDAGQAHAMLLRCVEWRREFGADEVAEEELVGFKELEGVVAYMHGWDRWGHPVCYNAYGVFKDKDVYDRVLGDADKLHHFLRWRVQVMERGVRLLQLRPGGINSIIQVTDLKDMPKRELRAASQHILSLFQDNYPEMVARKVFINVPWYFTLLYAMISPFLTERTKSKFVIARESNVAETLYKCCRFIRPEFVPVQYGGLSRPGDLQNGPPKPATEFTIKGGERVNLEIDGIEGGASITWDIAVGGWDVDYGAEYVPSDGGSYTIIVEKTRRVPATADEPIHNVYTAREVGKMVLSIDNTNSRRRKVAAYRYFVRKPCT, encoded by the exons ATGGAGTCATCCCAAGCAACCACTGAGCCCGTCCCTTCTCCCAATCCTGCCACCAAGAGAAGCCTGCTGAGCTCCCTCATGGAAGCCACAGCCGGCGCCACGGCAGCCCCCACCGCGCTCCACGTCTCCCATTCGTTCAAGGAGGACTGCTACCTCCTCTCCAGCCTCAAGCTCGCCGAGCTGAAGGCCCTCCAGGAGCTGCAGCAACTCCTCGCTGTCTCCCCCAAGCCCATCTCCATCTGGGGCGTGCCCCTCgccccctcctccgccgccgccgccggcgacGAGCGggcggtcgtcgtcctcctcaaGTTTCTGAGAGCGCGCGACTTCGACGCGGGGCAGGCGCACGCCATGCTGCTGCGCTGCGTGGAGTGGCGGCGCGAGTTCGGCGCCGACGAGGTGGCGGAGGAGGAGCTGGTGGGGTTCAAGGAGCTGGAGGGCGTTGTGGCGTACATGCACGGCTGGGACCGGTGGGGCCACCCCGTGTGCTACAACGCCTACGGCGTCTTCAAGGACAAGGACGTGTACGACCGCGTGCTGGGCGACGCCGACAAGCTACATCACTTCCTCCGGTGGCGCGTCCAGGTGATGGAGCGCGGCGTCCGCTTGCTCCAACTCCGCCCTGGCGGCATCAACTCCATCATCCAGGTCACCGACCTCAAGGACATGCCCAAGCGCGAGCTCCGCGCCGCCTCGCAGCACATCCTCTCCCTCTTCCAGGACAACTACCCTGAGATGGTCGCAAGAAAG GTGTTCATCAACGTGCCCTGGTATTTCACTCTGTTGTACGCCATGATTAGTCCATTTCTGACGGAGAGGACAAAGAGCAAGTTCGTGATCGCCAGAGAAAGCAATGTGGCCGAGACCCTTTACAA ATGTTGCAGATTCATCAGGCCGGAGTTCGTGCCGGTGCAGTACGGAGGGCTGAGCCGGCCAGGGGACCTACAGAATGGCCCGCCCAAGCCCGCCACCGAGTTCACCATCAAGGGCGGAGAAAGAGTGAACCTTGAGATCGACGGCATTGAG GGAGGGGCAAGCATCACATGGGACATAGCGGTGGGAGGATGGGACGTGGACTACGGCGCCGAGTACGTGCCGAGCGACGGCGGAAGCTACACGATCATCGTGGAGAAGACCAGAAGGGTCCCGGCGACGGCGGACGAGCCGATCCACAACGTGTACACCGCCAGGGAGGTGGGAAAGATGGTGCTCTCCATAGACAACACCAACTCCAGGAGGAGGAAGGTGGCTGCTTACAGATACTTCGTCCGCAAACCATGTACTTAG
- the LOC135650272 gene encoding laccase-3-like produces MEALKNSYKCSLLLLLLLLPLLLLWSSVMFTCADAEVHYHEFVVQATPVKRLCKTHNIITVNGQYPGPTLAVRNGDTLVVNVVNRAKYNVTLHWHGVRQMRTAWADGPEFVTQCPIRPGGSYTYRFTIEDQEGTLWWHAHSSWLRATVHGALIIYPGDASSYPFPKPHREFPVILGEWWNEDPISVVRRATRTGAAPNVSDAFTINGQPGDLYNCSNKDTTVFPVALGETNLLRFINAALNNELFVSIAGHMMTVVAADAAYTKPFTTAVLMLGPGQTTDVLVTTNQPPGRYYMAAHAYASARGVAFDNTTTTAVLEYKNSGCPTKNSPGLPPAFPVLPAFNDTPTATAFAAGIRSPHPVQIPGPVDHHLFFTVGLGLFNCPPGRRCGGPNGTRFGASMNNVSFQLPTGLSLLQAHHLGVPGVFTTDFPAVPPVPFDYTAANVSRGLWQPVLGTKLYPLKYGSVVQLVLQGTNIFAGEEHPMHIHGYHFYVLATGFGNFDPARDSARFNLVDPPLRNTVGVPVNGWAVIRFVADNPGVWLVHCHLDVHITWGLAMAFLVENGVGELQSLLPPPADLPLC; encoded by the exons ATGGAGGCACTCAAGAACTCATACAAgtgctccctcctcctcctcctcctcctgctgcctCTGCTTCTGCTGTGGTCCTCCGTAATGTTCACTTGTGCCGATGCAGAAGTCCACTACCATGAGTTTGTG GTCCAAGCGACGCCAGTGAAGAGGCTGTGCAAGACCCACAACATCATCACCGTCAACGGCCAATACCCCGGTCCGACGCTAGCGGTTCGAAACGGAGACACACTCGTGGTCAACGTCGTCAACCGAGCAAAATACAACGTCACACTTCACTG GCACGGGGTTCGACAGATGCGAACGGCGTGGGCGGACGGGCCGGAGTTCGTGACGCAGTGCCCCATAAGGCCCGGCGGCAGCTACACGTACCGGTTCACCATCGAGGACCAAGAAGGCACGCTGTGGTGGCACGCACACAGCTCCTGGCTCAGGGCCACCGTCCATGGCGCCCTCATCATCTATCCCGGAGATGCCTCCTCCTACCCATTCCCCAAACCCCACCGAGAATTCCCCGTCATCCTCG GGGAGTGGTGGAATGAGGACCCCATCAGCGTAGTCCGGCGGGCGACGAGGACCGGAGCAGCCCCAAACGTCTCTGACGCCTTCACCATCAATGGCCAGCCCGGCGATCTTTACAACTGCTCCAACAAAGATACAACGGTCTTCCCAGTGGCGTTGGGTGAGACCAACCTACTACGGTTCATCAACGCCGCCCTCAACAACGAGCTCTTCGTCAGCATCGCCGGCCACATGATGACGGTCGTGGCCGCCGACGCCGCCTACACCAAGCCCTTCACCACCGCGGTCCTCATGCTGGGCCCGGGGCAGACAACCGACGTCTTAGTCACCACCAACCAGCCCCCCGGCCGCTACTACATGGCCGCCCACGCCTACGCCAGCGCCCGAGGCGTCGCCTTCGacaacaccaccaccaccgccgtccTCGAGTATAAGAACAGCGGCTGCCCCACCAAGAACAGCCCGGGGCTCCCGCCGGCGTTCCCTGTCCTCCCGGCCTTCAACGACACGCCCACCGCCACCGCCTTCGCCGCCGGAATCAGGAGCCCCCACCCCGTCCAGATCCCCGGCCCCGTCGATCACCACCTCTTCTTCACCGTCGGGCTGGGCCTGTTCAACTGCCCGCCTGGCCGGCGTTGCGGCGGCCCGAACGGTACTCGCTTCGGCGCCAGCATGAACAACGTCTCCTTCCAGCTGCCCACCGGTCTCTCCCTCCTCCAAGCCCACCACCTGGGCGTGCCGGGGGTGTTCACCACCGACTTCCCGGCGGTTCCGCCGGTCCCCTTCGACTACACTGCGGCCAACGTCAGCCGGGGGCTGTGGCAGCCGGTGCTGGGGACGAAGTTGTACCCGCTCAAGTACGGGTCGGTGGTGCAGCTGGTGCTGCAGGGCACCAACATCTTCGCGGGGGAGGAACACCCGATGCACATCCACGGGTACCACTTCTACGTGCTGGCGACGGGGTTCGGGAACTTCGACCCGGCGAGGGACTCGGCGAGGTTCAATCTGGTGGACCCGCCGCTGCGGAACACGGTGGGGGTGCCGGTGAACGGGTGGGCGGTGATCCGGTTCGTGGCGGACAACCCAGGGGTGTGGCTAGTGCACTGCCACCTGGACGTGCACATCACCTGGGGCTTGGCCATGGCCTTCCTGGTGGAGAACGGCGTCGGCGAGCTGCAGTCTCTGTTGCCGCCTCCCGCGGACCTTCCTCTGTGCTGA